In Dermacentor albipictus isolate Rhodes 1998 colony chromosome 6, USDA_Dalb.pri_finalv2, whole genome shotgun sequence, the following proteins share a genomic window:
- the LOC135901410 gene encoding copine-8-like isoform X3 — MAKAAQPFAPAVACAPVTKVEISVSCRQLKDKDFFSKSDPMCVLFMKESDSDTWREVGRTETVDNCLNPDFVTKFLVDYYFEERQQLLFKLYDIDSPSVDLQNHDFLGQASCTLGELVAYQGTQVKFQLSGLPGNCGTILLTVEEVLDCKRVIDMQWYAQKLDKKDWFGKSDPFLEFYRISEDNTYTAVFRTEVVKKSLNPTWRPFAIQMRQLSGGDEDRTIRIVCYDWDFDGGVSRSHDLIGEFYTNVRTLAEGPGPANEYDVKLMSFGIREEATFLDYIRGGLQMHFTVAVDFTASNGDPRDPASLHFLDPSQPNAYMMAIQAVGEVIQDYDFDKMFPALGFGARLPPDGTVSHEFFLNGHPTDPYCVGIEGVLEAYRRTLRSVQLYGPTNFAPVINHVAKFARTYRDGTSYFVLLIITDGVISDMPQTLEAIVQASSLPMSIIIVGVGNADFSAMEVLDGDVVRVSSRGRAAERDIVQFVPFRKFLQGGPWQSNQMRLAKEVLAEIPDQVTSYMLKNHIKPGLGSASQGGAS, encoded by the exons ATGGCGAAAGCGGCTCAGCCGTTCGCCCCGGCGGTTGCCTGTGCGCCGGTCACCAAAGTGGAGATCAGCGTCTCATGCAG GCAACTCAAAGACAAGGACTTTTTCTCCAAGTCTGACCCTATGTGCGTTCTGTTTATGAAAGAATCTGACAGTGACACTTGGCGTGAG GTGGGACGCACTGAGACTGTCGACAATTGCCTCAACCCTGATTTTGTGACCAAGTTTCTTGTGGATTACTACTTTGAAGAGCGACAGCAGCTTTTGTTCAAACT GTATGACATTGATAGCCCCAGTGTAGACCTTCAGAATCAT GATTTTCTTGGTCAGGCTAGCTGTACTTTGGGAGAGCTCGTTGCCTACCAGGGCACACAAGTCAAGTTCCAGCTGTC GGGCCTCCCGGGCAACTGTGGCACCATTTTGT TGACTGTTGAGGAGGTGCTTGACTGCAAG cgggtAATTGACATGCAGTGGTACGCTCAGAAGCTGGACAAGAAGGACTGGTTTGGGAAGTCGGATCCTTTCCTAGAGTTCTACCGCATTAGTGAGGACAACACGTACACAGCAGTATTCCGCACAGAAGTGGTCAAGAAGagcttgaatccgacatggcggCCCTTCGCCATTCAGATGCGTCAGCTGAGTGGTGGCGATGAGGACCGCACTATCCGCATTGTCTGCTATGACTGGGACTTTGATGGAGG CGTGTCTCGCAGCCACGATCTCATTGGAGAGTTCTACACCAACGTGCGCACGCTTGCCGAAGGACCTGGTCCAGCGAACGAGTACGAT GTGAAATTGATGTCCTTTGGAATCCGTGAAGAGGCCACCTTTCTTGACTACATTCGTGGCGG CCTGCAGATGCACTTCACTGTGGCTGTGGATTTCACTGCATCAAATGGGGACCCCCGAGATCCTGCATCCTTGCACTTCCTGGACCCATCGCAGCCGAATGCGTACATGATGGCCATCCAGGCAGTTGGCGAGGTGATCCAGGATTACGACTTCGACAAGATGTTCCCTGCGCTGGGCTTTGGCGCACGGCTGCCACCCGACGGGACTGTGTCGCACGAGTTCTTCCTCAATGGCCACCCGACGGACCCGTACTGTGTGGGCATCGAGGGTGTCCTTGAGGCCTACCGGAGGACCCTGCGGTCCGTGCAGCTGTACGGGCCCACGAACTTTGCACCGGTCATCAACCACGTGGCAAA GTTTGCGAGGACGTACCGTGACGGCACGAGCTATTTTGTGCTGCTCATCATCACGGACGGGGTCATCAGCGACATgccgcagactctagaggctatTGTGCAGGCCTCCTCCCTGCCAATGTCCATCATCATTGTGGGTGTTGGAAATGCTGACTTCTCAG CCATGGAGGTGCTGGACGGAGACGTGGTGCGAGTGAGCTCGCGGGGCCGTGCGGCCGAGCGGGACATTGTGCAGTTTGTGCCCTTCCGCAAGTTCCTCCAGGGCGGGCCTTGGCAGAGTAACCAGATGCGGCTCGCCAAGGAGGTGCTGGCCGAGATCCCCGACCAGGTCACCAGCTACATGCTCAAGAATCACATCAAGCCCGGGCTGGGCTCTGCCTCCCAGGGTGGGGCCTCCTGA
- the LOC135901410 gene encoding copine-8-like isoform X1, whose amino-acid sequence MAKAAQPFAPAVACAPVTKVEISVSCRQLKDKDFFSKSDPMCVLFMKESDSDTWREVGRTETVDNCLNPDFVTKFLVDYYFEERQQLLFKLYDIDSPSVDLQNHDFLGQASCTLGELVAYQGTQVKFQLSGLPGNCGTILLTVEEVLDCKRVIDMQWYAQKLDKKDWFGKSDPFLEFYRISEDNTYTAVFRTEVVKKSLNPTWRPFAIQMRQLSGGDEDRTIRIVCYDWDFDGGVSRSHDLIGEFYTNVRTLAEGPGPANEYDLINKKKQAKKKKYKNSGVVKLMSFGIREEATFLDYIRGGLQMHFTVAVDFTASNGDPRDPASLHFLDPSQPNAYMMAIQAVGEVIQDYDFDKMFPALGFGARLPPDGTVSHEFFLNGHPTDPYCVGIEGVLEAYRRTLRSVQLYGPTNFAPVINHVAKFARTYRDGTSYFVLLIITDGVISDMPQTLEAIVQASSLPMSIIIVGVGNADFSAMEVLDGDVVRVSSRGRAAERDIVQFVPFRKFLQGGPWQSNQMRLAKEVLAEIPDQVTSYMLKNHIKPGLGSASQGGAS is encoded by the exons ATGGCGAAAGCGGCTCAGCCGTTCGCCCCGGCGGTTGCCTGTGCGCCGGTCACCAAAGTGGAGATCAGCGTCTCATGCAG GCAACTCAAAGACAAGGACTTTTTCTCCAAGTCTGACCCTATGTGCGTTCTGTTTATGAAAGAATCTGACAGTGACACTTGGCGTGAG GTGGGACGCACTGAGACTGTCGACAATTGCCTCAACCCTGATTTTGTGACCAAGTTTCTTGTGGATTACTACTTTGAAGAGCGACAGCAGCTTTTGTTCAAACT GTATGACATTGATAGCCCCAGTGTAGACCTTCAGAATCAT GATTTTCTTGGTCAGGCTAGCTGTACTTTGGGAGAGCTCGTTGCCTACCAGGGCACACAAGTCAAGTTCCAGCTGTC GGGCCTCCCGGGCAACTGTGGCACCATTTTGT TGACTGTTGAGGAGGTGCTTGACTGCAAG cgggtAATTGACATGCAGTGGTACGCTCAGAAGCTGGACAAGAAGGACTGGTTTGGGAAGTCGGATCCTTTCCTAGAGTTCTACCGCATTAGTGAGGACAACACGTACACAGCAGTATTCCGCACAGAAGTGGTCAAGAAGagcttgaatccgacatggcggCCCTTCGCCATTCAGATGCGTCAGCTGAGTGGTGGCGATGAGGACCGCACTATCCGCATTGTCTGCTATGACTGGGACTTTGATGGAGG CGTGTCTCGCAGCCACGATCTCATTGGAGAGTTCTACACCAACGTGCGCACGCTTGCCGAAGGACCTGGTCCAGCGAACGAGTACGAT CTCATCAACAAGAAAAAGCAGGCTAAGAAGAAGAAGTACAAAAATTCAGGTGTG GTGAAATTGATGTCCTTTGGAATCCGTGAAGAGGCCACCTTTCTTGACTACATTCGTGGCGG CCTGCAGATGCACTTCACTGTGGCTGTGGATTTCACTGCATCAAATGGGGACCCCCGAGATCCTGCATCCTTGCACTTCCTGGACCCATCGCAGCCGAATGCGTACATGATGGCCATCCAGGCAGTTGGCGAGGTGATCCAGGATTACGACTTCGACAAGATGTTCCCTGCGCTGGGCTTTGGCGCACGGCTGCCACCCGACGGGACTGTGTCGCACGAGTTCTTCCTCAATGGCCACCCGACGGACCCGTACTGTGTGGGCATCGAGGGTGTCCTTGAGGCCTACCGGAGGACCCTGCGGTCCGTGCAGCTGTACGGGCCCACGAACTTTGCACCGGTCATCAACCACGTGGCAAA GTTTGCGAGGACGTACCGTGACGGCACGAGCTATTTTGTGCTGCTCATCATCACGGACGGGGTCATCAGCGACATgccgcagactctagaggctatTGTGCAGGCCTCCTCCCTGCCAATGTCCATCATCATTGTGGGTGTTGGAAATGCTGACTTCTCAG CCATGGAGGTGCTGGACGGAGACGTGGTGCGAGTGAGCTCGCGGGGCCGTGCGGCCGAGCGGGACATTGTGCAGTTTGTGCCCTTCCGCAAGTTCCTCCAGGGCGGGCCTTGGCAGAGTAACCAGATGCGGCTCGCCAAGGAGGTGCTGGCCGAGATCCCCGACCAGGTCACCAGCTACATGCTCAAGAATCACATCAAGCCCGGGCTGGGCTCTGCCTCCCAGGGTGGGGCCTCCTGA
- the LOC135901410 gene encoding copine-8-like isoform X2, protein MAKAAQPFAPAVACAPVTKVEISVSCRQLKDKDFFSKSDPMCVLFMKESDSDTWREVGRTETVDNCLNPDFVTKFLVDYYFEERQQLLFKLYDIDSPSVDLQNHDFLGQASCTLGELVAYQGTQVKFQLSGLPGNCGTILLTVEEVLDCKRVIDMQWYAQKLDKKDWFGKSDPFLEFYRISEDNTYTAVFRTEVVKKSLNPTWRPFAIQMRQLSGGDEDRTIRIVCYDWDFDGGHDLIGEFYTNVRTLAEGPGPANEYDLINKKKQAKKKKYKNSGVVKLMSFGIREEATFLDYIRGGLQMHFTVAVDFTASNGDPRDPASLHFLDPSQPNAYMMAIQAVGEVIQDYDFDKMFPALGFGARLPPDGTVSHEFFLNGHPTDPYCVGIEGVLEAYRRTLRSVQLYGPTNFAPVINHVAKFARTYRDGTSYFVLLIITDGVISDMPQTLEAIVQASSLPMSIIIVGVGNADFSAMEVLDGDVVRVSSRGRAAERDIVQFVPFRKFLQGGPWQSNQMRLAKEVLAEIPDQVTSYMLKNHIKPGLGSASQGGAS, encoded by the exons ATGGCGAAAGCGGCTCAGCCGTTCGCCCCGGCGGTTGCCTGTGCGCCGGTCACCAAAGTGGAGATCAGCGTCTCATGCAG GCAACTCAAAGACAAGGACTTTTTCTCCAAGTCTGACCCTATGTGCGTTCTGTTTATGAAAGAATCTGACAGTGACACTTGGCGTGAG GTGGGACGCACTGAGACTGTCGACAATTGCCTCAACCCTGATTTTGTGACCAAGTTTCTTGTGGATTACTACTTTGAAGAGCGACAGCAGCTTTTGTTCAAACT GTATGACATTGATAGCCCCAGTGTAGACCTTCAGAATCAT GATTTTCTTGGTCAGGCTAGCTGTACTTTGGGAGAGCTCGTTGCCTACCAGGGCACACAAGTCAAGTTCCAGCTGTC GGGCCTCCCGGGCAACTGTGGCACCATTTTGT TGACTGTTGAGGAGGTGCTTGACTGCAAG cgggtAATTGACATGCAGTGGTACGCTCAGAAGCTGGACAAGAAGGACTGGTTTGGGAAGTCGGATCCTTTCCTAGAGTTCTACCGCATTAGTGAGGACAACACGTACACAGCAGTATTCCGCACAGAAGTGGTCAAGAAGagcttgaatccgacatggcggCCCTTCGCCATTCAGATGCGTCAGCTGAGTGGTGGCGATGAGGACCGCACTATCCGCATTGTCTGCTATGACTGGGACTTTGATGGAGG CCACGATCTCATTGGAGAGTTCTACACCAACGTGCGCACGCTTGCCGAAGGACCTGGTCCAGCGAACGAGTACGAT CTCATCAACAAGAAAAAGCAGGCTAAGAAGAAGAAGTACAAAAATTCAGGTGTG GTGAAATTGATGTCCTTTGGAATCCGTGAAGAGGCCACCTTTCTTGACTACATTCGTGGCGG CCTGCAGATGCACTTCACTGTGGCTGTGGATTTCACTGCATCAAATGGGGACCCCCGAGATCCTGCATCCTTGCACTTCCTGGACCCATCGCAGCCGAATGCGTACATGATGGCCATCCAGGCAGTTGGCGAGGTGATCCAGGATTACGACTTCGACAAGATGTTCCCTGCGCTGGGCTTTGGCGCACGGCTGCCACCCGACGGGACTGTGTCGCACGAGTTCTTCCTCAATGGCCACCCGACGGACCCGTACTGTGTGGGCATCGAGGGTGTCCTTGAGGCCTACCGGAGGACCCTGCGGTCCGTGCAGCTGTACGGGCCCACGAACTTTGCACCGGTCATCAACCACGTGGCAAA GTTTGCGAGGACGTACCGTGACGGCACGAGCTATTTTGTGCTGCTCATCATCACGGACGGGGTCATCAGCGACATgccgcagactctagaggctatTGTGCAGGCCTCCTCCCTGCCAATGTCCATCATCATTGTGGGTGTTGGAAATGCTGACTTCTCAG CCATGGAGGTGCTGGACGGAGACGTGGTGCGAGTGAGCTCGCGGGGCCGTGCGGCCGAGCGGGACATTGTGCAGTTTGTGCCCTTCCGCAAGTTCCTCCAGGGCGGGCCTTGGCAGAGTAACCAGATGCGGCTCGCCAAGGAGGTGCTGGCCGAGATCCCCGACCAGGTCACCAGCTACATGCTCAAGAATCACATCAAGCCCGGGCTGGGCTCTGCCTCCCAGGGTGGGGCCTCCTGA
- the LOC135901410 gene encoding copine-8-like isoform X4 produces MAKAAQPFAPAVACAPVTKVEISVSCRQLKDKDFFSKSDPMCVLFMKESDSDTWREVGRTETVDNCLNPDFVTKFLVDYYFEERQQLLFKLYDIDSPSVDLQNHDFLGQASCTLGELVAYQGTQVKFQLSGLPGNCGTILLTVEEVLDCKRVIDMQWYAQKLDKKDWFGKSDPFLEFYRISEDNTYTAVFRTEVVKKSLNPTWRPFAIQMRQLSGGDEDRTIRIVCYDWDFDGGHDLIGEFYTNVRTLAEGPGPANEYDVKLMSFGIREEATFLDYIRGGLQMHFTVAVDFTASNGDPRDPASLHFLDPSQPNAYMMAIQAVGEVIQDYDFDKMFPALGFGARLPPDGTVSHEFFLNGHPTDPYCVGIEGVLEAYRRTLRSVQLYGPTNFAPVINHVAKFARTYRDGTSYFVLLIITDGVISDMPQTLEAIVQASSLPMSIIIVGVGNADFSAMEVLDGDVVRVSSRGRAAERDIVQFVPFRKFLQGGPWQSNQMRLAKEVLAEIPDQVTSYMLKNHIKPGLGSASQGGAS; encoded by the exons ATGGCGAAAGCGGCTCAGCCGTTCGCCCCGGCGGTTGCCTGTGCGCCGGTCACCAAAGTGGAGATCAGCGTCTCATGCAG GCAACTCAAAGACAAGGACTTTTTCTCCAAGTCTGACCCTATGTGCGTTCTGTTTATGAAAGAATCTGACAGTGACACTTGGCGTGAG GTGGGACGCACTGAGACTGTCGACAATTGCCTCAACCCTGATTTTGTGACCAAGTTTCTTGTGGATTACTACTTTGAAGAGCGACAGCAGCTTTTGTTCAAACT GTATGACATTGATAGCCCCAGTGTAGACCTTCAGAATCAT GATTTTCTTGGTCAGGCTAGCTGTACTTTGGGAGAGCTCGTTGCCTACCAGGGCACACAAGTCAAGTTCCAGCTGTC GGGCCTCCCGGGCAACTGTGGCACCATTTTGT TGACTGTTGAGGAGGTGCTTGACTGCAAG cgggtAATTGACATGCAGTGGTACGCTCAGAAGCTGGACAAGAAGGACTGGTTTGGGAAGTCGGATCCTTTCCTAGAGTTCTACCGCATTAGTGAGGACAACACGTACACAGCAGTATTCCGCACAGAAGTGGTCAAGAAGagcttgaatccgacatggcggCCCTTCGCCATTCAGATGCGTCAGCTGAGTGGTGGCGATGAGGACCGCACTATCCGCATTGTCTGCTATGACTGGGACTTTGATGGAGG CCACGATCTCATTGGAGAGTTCTACACCAACGTGCGCACGCTTGCCGAAGGACCTGGTCCAGCGAACGAGTACGAT GTGAAATTGATGTCCTTTGGAATCCGTGAAGAGGCCACCTTTCTTGACTACATTCGTGGCGG CCTGCAGATGCACTTCACTGTGGCTGTGGATTTCACTGCATCAAATGGGGACCCCCGAGATCCTGCATCCTTGCACTTCCTGGACCCATCGCAGCCGAATGCGTACATGATGGCCATCCAGGCAGTTGGCGAGGTGATCCAGGATTACGACTTCGACAAGATGTTCCCTGCGCTGGGCTTTGGCGCACGGCTGCCACCCGACGGGACTGTGTCGCACGAGTTCTTCCTCAATGGCCACCCGACGGACCCGTACTGTGTGGGCATCGAGGGTGTCCTTGAGGCCTACCGGAGGACCCTGCGGTCCGTGCAGCTGTACGGGCCCACGAACTTTGCACCGGTCATCAACCACGTGGCAAA GTTTGCGAGGACGTACCGTGACGGCACGAGCTATTTTGTGCTGCTCATCATCACGGACGGGGTCATCAGCGACATgccgcagactctagaggctatTGTGCAGGCCTCCTCCCTGCCAATGTCCATCATCATTGTGGGTGTTGGAAATGCTGACTTCTCAG CCATGGAGGTGCTGGACGGAGACGTGGTGCGAGTGAGCTCGCGGGGCCGTGCGGCCGAGCGGGACATTGTGCAGTTTGTGCCCTTCCGCAAGTTCCTCCAGGGCGGGCCTTGGCAGAGTAACCAGATGCGGCTCGCCAAGGAGGTGCTGGCCGAGATCCCCGACCAGGTCACCAGCTACATGCTCAAGAATCACATCAAGCCCGGGCTGGGCTCTGCCTCCCAGGGTGGGGCCTCCTGA